Sequence from the Corallococcus sp. EGB genome:
TCCACCACATCCAGGCTCTGCGGATCCGCGAGGTGCGCATCATCCAGCAGCAGCGCGAGCGGTGCTTCACGGGCCTGGGCGAGCAACGCGTCGGCCAGGACGCGAGGCTCCGCGGAGGGGCGCCCCACGACGGCGCGCAGTGCATCCAGCAGGGAGTTGGACACCGACGCGTCCGGAGGCGGCGCGCGCAGGCGGATGACCCGCGCGTGGCCCGCGGACTCCAGCCGGAACGCGAGCGCCTTGAAGAGCCGCGTCTTGCCATGGCCCACCTCGCCGGTGAGCACCCCCAGACCCGGCAGCGAGGACGACAGGCTCCGCTCCGCGTCCGAGGCCAGCGCGTCCAGCAACGCGTCGCGGCCCACGAACGGAGGAGGTTCTCCATCGACGCGCGCGCCCTCTTCATCGTGGAGCCGCAGACGGAAGGCCGCACCTTCCTCAGGCGCGGTCGCGGGCCCTGCTTCGCCGTCCGCATGGCTCGTGACGGGCTCGAGCCAACCCGGCTCCATCCGCGCGACCGCCTCCGGCGTCACCCGCACTTCGCCCGGCGCAGCCATCCGGGCCCACCCTGTCTCCGGCCGCTCCAGCGCCGCACCGGCGATGCGCGGCAGCGTGGTGCCTGGATGCACGTACAGCACCGCGGCGTGCAGGACCGCCGAGGCCTCACCGGACTCGACCAGCCGCCGCGCCGCGAGCGCGCCCGCGCGCACGTTCGCCTCCGCCGACAATGACTCGCAGAAGACGATCAGGTAGCCCCCCGCCGCGACCCGCGCCAGCACGCCTCCGAACGGCTCCAGCGAGGCCGTCAGCCCTTCCACCGACGCGGCCGTGCGCAACCCCAGCATCGCCACCGGCCGCGCTCCCGAGAACGTCGCCAGCGCCTGCGCCGGTCGCGCGTCGTTCCCCCTGGCCACCCCAGGCAGCGCGGCCCCTTCCGCGCACGCGGCCTCGAACGCGGAGAGCACCTCCTCGGCGCTCGCGAACCGCTCCGCTGGCGCCTTGGCCAGACACCGCGCCACCACCGCGTCCAACGCCCCCGGGACGGAGGCCCGCTCCGACACACGCGAAGGACGCTGACTCACGTGGCCTTCGCGCACCTCGTCCGGTGTGCCATGAAACGGCGGAGTGCCCGTGAGCAGTTCGAAGAGCAGGACGCCCAACGCGTAGATGTCCGCCGCCGTGCCCGCCTCGCGTGCGTCGAGGCACTGCTCCGGCGCCATGTAGACCGTCGTGCCCGCGCGGTTCCCCGCCTCCTCCGCGGGCCCCTCGCCCGCCCATCGCGCGAGGCCGAAGTCCAGGAGGCTCAGCGCGCCACCTTCGCGCAGGAAGATGTTCTCCGGCTTGAGGTCCCGGTGCGCCACGCCGGCCGCGTGCACGCGCGCCACCGCCAGGCACAGCCCCGTCAGCAGCTCGCGCACCCGCGCCACGGACGCAGCGCCAGTCCCGGGCAGCGCCGCCATCCACGCCGCGAGCGTCTGTCCTCGCAACAGCTCCTGCACGAGGAATGGCCGTCCCCCGACCCGCCCTACTTCGAGCACCTCGGGCACCGTGGGCGGCCCCACGCGCCGGAGCGCCTCCGCCTCGTGGGCGAAGCGCGCGTGGTGCGGCCCCAGGCCCACCTTGAGGGCCACCTCTCGGCCATCCGCCTCGCGCACCGCGGTGAAGACGTGGGCGAAGCCCCCCACGCCCAACAGGGTGGCACCGGACAGGCCGGGGGCGTCTGGGAACGCCAGCGGCTCCAGGGGAAGACCGGACGCGGCGACGACGCCATTCACGGGACACGCCGCGCCGGGAGCGAGGCGGCGGTGGCAGACCGGACAGCGCATGGGGACGCCCGCAGGCTACCAGAGCGCCCGCGCCAGCACGATGCCCACCCCCACCAGGCCCTCGCCCGCGATGAGCCCGGCCGCCAGCGTCACACCCGCCCCTTCAGACGCGGGCCGCCACCGCCGGGCCAGCTCCCACCCCAGCCCGCCCAGGAAGAACCCCAGGCACGTGGAGGCAGGCAGCAGGCACGCGAGCCCCATCCCCACGGCGGACGGCATCCATCGGCGGAAGCGCTCCGGCAACGCCTGCTCGCCCAGCGTCAGGGCGGCCGCCGCCCCCGCGGCCCAGGCCATGGCGATCCGCAGGTCCGCGGAGACGGCCTCCAGCCCCGACGCCAGCACTCGCGCCACGCCCGCCGTCACCGTCGCGGCCGGCGCCGGAAAGCGCTCCGAGCCAAGCACGGACGGCTCCGGCACCAACAGGTAGAACAGCGGCACCACCACCAGCGCGCCCACGACACATCCCAACAGCTGCGCCAGGAACACCCGGCGCGGGTGGGCACCCAGCAGGTGCCCTGCCTTCAGGTCCGTGAGCAGATCCGCGGACGAAGACGCCGCGTTGACGGTGATGCCCGCCGTCGCCAGGTTCGCGCGGATGTCCCCGGGCAGCAGCACGCCATACGTGAGCTGCGTCACCTGCCCCAGCGCGCCCACGGGGCTCACGTCCGTCTCGCCCGTGACGCGACAGGAGATGAGGCACAGCACGAACGACAGCGCCACCGCGAGCAGCGCGTGCGGCACCGGCACATCGAACCCCACGCGCGCCAGCGCCACCGTCGCGGGCGTCAGCACCAGCATCCCCGCGGCCCACCACCGCCCGGGCACCTGGAGCGCTTCAATGGGATGCGGCGCCTGACGCGGCCCGCGCAGGCCTCGCAGCGCACGTCCCCAGACGCGGGCCTGGAGCGCGAACTGCAACAGCGATGCGGTGGTGAGCGCCGCCGCCCCGGGCCACAGCGCCCACGCGAGGAAGTCCCCATCCGGAGCCACCACGCCCGCCGCCATCAGCCGAGGCGCGACGACGGCGTGGACGACGAGCGCCCCCAGCCACATGGACGCGGTGACACGCACTCCCAGGAGCGCGCCTCCGCCCACCGGCATCAACCCGGTCTCCAGCGCGAACCCCAGCCGCTCCAGCGACACGCCGCCCAGCGTCCCGGGAAACGCATACGCATACGGCACGCGCCCGAAGCCATCGCGCGCGAGCGTCAACGCCCCCGCCAACAGCCCTCCCACGCCCAGCATCCGCAGCCGGGGCCCCGCCGCCTCACCGCCCGAGTGCAGCGCGCGAGCCGTCGCCGCCGCGGCCGTCCCGGACGCAAACGGCAGCTGCTCCCGGTCCACCAGCTGCCGCTTGAGCGGCACCGCGAACAGGACGCCCAGCGCGGACAAAAGGAACGTCCACGCGAGCAGCGTCACGCCGGGCAGGTGGTGCCCCGTCGTCAGCAGCCACGCCCCCTGCACCGACACGAGCGCGCCGCCCGTCGCGTACCCCGCCGACGACGCCACCGTCTGCGCGCACCCCAGCTCCAGCAGCGACAGCGGAGCTCCGGCGACGCGGGGACTCAAGCGCCGGAGTGCCCCATGCGCCGCGGACGCGAGCAGCGCGGCGGTGACGGCCACGCCGAACGCCACGCCTGTCTTCAGGCCCGCGTAGAGGTTGGTGGCGCAGGTGAGCACTCCCAGCCCCGCGCCCAGGACCACCGCGCGCAGGGTGAGCTGGGGCAGCCGGTCGCCCTGATACACGTGCTTCAGCCAGTAGGTGTCCACCTCCGCCTGCGTCGTGCCGGGGATGCTCAGCAACGTCAGCGAGGCGTCGGTGGGCGCGGCCTCATCAGGGACGGCGCGGGGGGCGGAGGCCGGCATGGGCGCCCCATCCTCCCCGTTCGTCCCCTTCCGCGCCACCTGGGTCCGTGGCGTCAGGACTCGCGCGAACGCAGCAGGTAGAAGACGTAGCCATAGCTGTCCCCGTGGCGGCGGTACAGGTTCACCTCCTGCTCCGCCGCCGCGATGACCTCCCGCAGGGCCGCGTCCGCGGTGGGGCGCAGCCGGTCGATGCGCTGGAGGAGCGGCGTGTAGTAGTCGTCCCACCACGCGGACGCGGGCAGCGCGAAGGTGTCCAGCACCGTGAAGCCCGCGGCTTCGGCCGTGGCGCGGTTCTGGGCGATGCTGCCCATGGACGGGTACCCGGCGGACCAGAAGCGCACGGCTTCCGGGGGACGGACGTCGGTGAGCCAGGTGCACTCGGTGACGGCCACCAACCCGCCGGGGGCGAGCAACGGCCGCCACTGGCGCAGGCCCTGCTCGAAGCCCACCACGTAGATGGCGCCCTCGGACCAGAGCAGGTCCACGGAGCCGGGCGGCAGCGACAGCGCGCTCATGTCCTCCTGGCGCGTGACGATGGCGTCCGACAGCCCCTGCTCGCGGGCCTCGCGCTCCAGCCGGTCCAGGTAGGGCCGGTGCAGGTCGACGGCGGTGACGCGGGTGCCCAGCTCCTTCGCGAGCACCAGCGACTGCCGTCCGGTGCCCGCGCCCAGGTCCAGCACGCGCGGCGAGGGAGGCAGCGGAGACAAACGCCGCAGGGCCTCGCGGGTGCAGGCGTCGCTGCCGGGGCCCAGGCGGGGCAGCTCGTTGTAGAGGGTGAAGAAGGCGTTCACTGTCTGGCGCAGCTCGCCCGCGCTGCGCTTCACGTTGCCCTGGAGCAGCGGGACTCGCTTCCAGTGCTCCTCGATGCGCTGCTTGAACAGCTCCGGCATGGGCAGGTCCGCGCGCAGCGTGGTCCACGCGTCGAGCGCGACCTCGACAGCGCCCTTCACCACCGGCAGGACGTCCTCGTCGGGCAGGCCCAGCTTGCGCGCCAGCCGTTCAAAGCTCTGGAGGGACACGTCCTCGAAGCGCTTGGACTTCGCCAGGTTCAGCGCGAGCTGGTCCTGCGGCATGTACTGGATGGTGGAGACGAAGTCGTACGCGGGCGACAGCGTGGGGTGCGTGCCGTCCGGGTAGTAGAGGGACCAGTTCTTGTGGTGCGCGTCGCCGTTGCCGCACGCGACGATGAACACCAGCCGCCGCAGGAAGTCCTGGAGCGCGTCCAGGCCCGCGACCTTGAGCAGCACGTTGGCGATGGTCTCGTAGTTGTACTTCTTGTACTTCTCGTCGGAGTACAGCCCCAGCACCTGCGCCAGGTCCTCCATGTGCACGCGGCGGCCGGGGGACGGCCGGTCGAAGCGGCGGATGGCGTACGCCAGGTCCTCGCGCAGGGTGATGCCCTCCGGGAGGCCGTGCAGGTCGGAGACCGGGAGCAGTTGCAGCTCCGGCACGTCGATGCCGGTGGCGCGGGCCCAGGTCATCATGGACAGCTCGTTCTCCGGCACGCGGTCGTAGCGGTTGTCCGGGAGCTTGACGATCCAATCGCCGCCCAGGCCGCCCATGGGCAGCGTCATGCCCCGGTCGCGCCGGAGCATGGAGAACTTGAGCTGCACGCCCGCGAGCGAGAAGCGCAGCGGCTCCCCGTCGGACGCGGGCTCGGTGGGGACGTCCACGAGGGGCGCGTCGTGGCCGGCGAGCTCGCCCGCGGGGCGGATGATGACGGCGCCGGAGAGGTCCGCGCCCAGGTGGGCGATGAAGAAGAACTCGCGCTGCCGGGCGATCTGCTGGCGCTCGGAGATGAGGTCGCGCAGCGGCCCTTCGGGCAGGAGGTTGGAGAAGAACGGCGGCAGCCGCATGCGGCTGGTGTGGCGGCGCGACAGGTCGTCCTCGAAGAACTGGCCCAGCACGGGGCGCGGGTAGCGCTGGCGGTAGTCCTCGGAGAGGCTGAACTCGATGCGCTCGTCCGCGAGCAGCGTGAGCGTGCCGGCGTGCACGTCGCCGAGGAGGACGTCGAGGATGCCGGTGGTGGACACGGGGGGCTTGGAGTCCATGTCAGTCCTCATCGTCGTCGATGATCATCGACTGGAGCGAAGGCCGGTCCGAGTCGTCCCAGCGCGTGCGCGCTTCCATGAAGTTGCGCAGGACCGGCTCCAGCACGGCCTGGCGCAGGTGGAGGAAGCCCAGCCCCTCCTGGCGCCTCAGCGCGTCCAGGGCCTGCTCGGTGAGCCCATGGCTGTGGAGGATCTCCTCGGCTGGAGGGGACCGCGCGGTGAGCAGCCGGATGAAGGAGTTCCCCGGCACGTGGGGATGGAAGAGGAAGTTGAAGGTCCCATCCATCACGCGTCGGGCCGTTCGGCGGTCGGGGCCCCATGGCCCGGTCCACCACGCGCCATCCGGGGGAAGAATGGGGTGGAAGCCCTCTGCCGGCTGCTCCAGCAATTCTCCCGGGTCCAGCACCGCGCCCGTCAGCAGGTCGCGCGGCTGGAGGGACAGCATCGCGATGCGCAGGACCAGCGGAGGCCGCACGGTGGAGTTGGGGATGACCGGCATGCCGGTCTCCATCCACCAGCGGATGAGCGGAGGCGGCACCTGGGCCAGCAGCGCCTGGAGGGAGCGCTCTTCATCGGAGCGGATCGCCGAGAAGATCTGGAGGGCCTCCGCGGGTTTCAGCTCCCAACCGCCGAAGACGATGTGGCGCCAGAACCAGCGCGACAGCAGCTCGCGCGAACGCGGTGACGGCTCCGGGTGCAGCTGGAAGAACCGCGTCAGCAGGACCAGCGAGTTCTCCGGCGCGGGCAGCAGCTTGAGGTGCGGGATGAACGCATCGCGCTTGAGGAACACGATGGCGTCCCGGAGCGCCCGGTCCGTGCGGCGGACCGTCTCCGTGAGCTCGTCGTCCGGGTTGAGCTGCTCCTGGTAGCCGCGCGTGAAGTCCAGGCCGCGCACGGCCAGCACGGCCCTGAGCAGCAGTGACTCCGGGATGCTCCCGAAGCCCAGCTCCCGCAGCCCCTGCGTCACCGACTCCAGGCTGAGCGAGCGCGAACCCACGTACAGCGCGTTGAAGACCTCTTCATCCGTGAGCGGACGGCCCGCGGTGTTGAGGCGCTTGAAGATGACGCGGAGGACCTTCTCGTCCGCCGTGTCCACGACGTAGGCGGGCACCTGGTACTCGCGGACGGCCTTGCCCAGGCGGATGGCGGCGCGCAGGTGCTCCGGGTGAGCCTCACGGCCCGGGTAGCGGTTGAGCCAGTGGAGCAGCGACTCGCTGTCCAGCACCTCGTTCATCGGGAGCCAGTGCGGCAAGACCGTGCCCTCGGCCGGAGGCGCGTGCAGCTCCCCGGTCTCCAGGTCGAAGTACAGGTGGAAGTCGTCGCGGCCCGCTTCGTCACCATAGGACGGATGCAGCAGCACGCCCGCGAGCGCCGTCACGCGCTGCTGTCCATCCACGGCCCACAGCCCCTGGCTGGTGGAGGGCGCGTCGATGCGCACGGGGCCGAAGCTGACGTTGGCGGCGGGCGCGTCCCGGCGCCAGAACAGCAGCGTCCCGATGGGATAGCCCCGGTACACGCTGTCCAGCAGGTCGCGCACGTCGTCCGCGGTCCACCGGAGGGGGCGCTGGAAGTCGGGGATGCGCACCTCGCCCCGCCGCACGCGGTCGAGCAGGTCCTCGATGCTGAACGACTTCGTCTCCGGCCGCCGCGTCAGGGGAGCGGGCATCGCGAGCCTCCTCCCTCGGGTCTGTAACCCGAAGCGCGGGAACCCGCCACCTACACCGCGGGGCTGCGTCGCTTCGGCAGCACCACCACCAGCCCCAGCGCCACCAACCCCGTCACCGTGGACAGCACGCGTCCGCCCTGCCCCACCGCCGTGACGTCCAGTTGCAGGTCCAGCAGGCTGTTCGCCAGGTTCCATCCCCAGTGCAGGCCCACGGCGCCCCACAGCGAGCCCGTGCGGGCCACCGCCGCCGCGTACGCCAGGCCCGTGCAGAACAACATCAGCCACTCCAGCGGACCGTTGCCCAGCCGGTACACGTGCGTGAGGACGAATACGCCCGCGGACAGGGCCACGTAGCCCGCGCCCTGCCCCGCCACCGGCCACGCGCGGTACCAGAAGCCCCGCGCCACGATGTCCTCCGCCACCGACGGGATGAACGTGGACACCAGCACGCCCAGCGCCGCCACCAGCAGCGCCGTCCCCGACTGGGGATTCGCCAGCGGCTGCACGCGCATCACGCCCAGCGCCACGCCCGCCAGCACGGACAGCGGCTTGAGCACCAGCATCACCGCCAGCGCCCGCGCGAGCGCGGAGCCCCTCCATTCCAGCGCATACGCATGAAAGCCATTGCGGTAGCCCAGCCACCGTCCCACGCCCCAGGCCACCGCGTGGAAGAGCGTCATCAGCACCGCCGCCACCACGAAGCTCCCCAGCAGCCGGCCGCCGATGCCCTCCGGCGCTTCGTAGCAGGCGTACAGCACGGCGAACGCGAGCGCGCAGCGCGGCGCGGCACGCGGAGGAGACAGTGACTCGGAAGGCGCGGGACTCATGGCGGAGGCTCCCCTTAGCGCAGGAATCTTCTCCACCGCACGACCAACTTCCACGGGTCCCTGCGTATTGCACCGCGAGTCACCACGACTCCCGACGAGGGGGATTCCCACATGCGCAGCAACCAGCACGCCCGGTGGATCCGGGCGCTCACGGCCGTGGCTTGCCTTGGCACCGCCTGCCGCCCGGATGACGCCGCCGGCCCCGCCACCCCACCCACGCCCGCCCCGCAGGCGCCCGCCATCTCCGGCGTACGCTCCGCGTGGGTCCGCATCGGCCCCAAGGCCGAAGCACGCGAGGTGAAATACGAAGCCGTCAACGGCCTCGCCATCTTCGAAGGAGACATCGTCCTCGGCACCGTCGAGGACGTGGAGCGCGAGTCACCGAAGGTGAAGGCCCAGGCCGCCAACCGCGTCTCCGCGGAGAGCATCCAGGTCACCGGCAGCAGCAAGCGCTGGCCCAACGGCGTCGTCCCGTACGTCCACGTCTACGGCTCGCTGGACGACAACTACGTCGTCAACGACGCCATCCGGCACTGGCAGCGCAAGACGGGCCTGCGCTTCGTCCCCATCTCCGCCTCCACGCCCTCCTCCACCGACCACGTCTACTTCGTGAAGGGCCAGGGCTGCACGTCGGCCGTGGGACGCCAGGGCGGCCGGCAGTTCATCACGCTGGAGGGCGCGTGCGGGCTGGGCGCCGTCATCCACGAACTGGGCCACGCCATCGGCTTCTGGCACGAGCAGAGCCGCGAGGACCGCAACGACTTCATCGACATCCTCTGGGACAACATCGAGTCCGGCAAGGAGCACAACTTCGAGCAGCAGATCAGCAACGGCGACGACTTCGGGGCCTATGACTTCGGGTCCATCATGCACTACGGCACCACGGCGTTCGGCAGGCCCGACCCCGTCACCGGTGCCCCCATGCAGACCATCCGCACCAAGGGCGGACAGTCCATTGGCCAGCGCAGCGGCCTGAGCACGGGTGACGTCGCATCCGCCGCGTCCATGTATCCCGGCGAGATGAAGGGCAACTTCGAGGAGATCACCTCCACCGGCTACGTGAAGGGCTGGACCTTCGACACCGCGTCACCGGAAGTCTCCGCGACCGTGCACATCTACATCGACGGGCCCGCGGGCTCCGGCGGCACGTACGGCGGCTCCGCGGTGGCCAACGTCGCGCGCCCGGACGTCAACACCGCGTATGACGGCATCCTGGGCAACCACGGGTTCTACTTCCCCATGCCCGCGTACTA
This genomic interval carries:
- a CDS encoding OPT family oligopeptide transporter, producing the protein MPASAPRAVPDEAAPTDASLTLLSIPGTTQAEVDTYWLKHVYQGDRLPQLTLRAVVLGAGLGVLTCATNLYAGLKTGVAFGVAVTAALLASAAHGALRRLSPRVAGAPLSLLELGCAQTVASSAGYATGGALVSVQGAWLLTTGHHLPGVTLLAWTFLLSALGVLFAVPLKRQLVDREQLPFASGTAAAATARALHSGGEAAGPRLRMLGVGGLLAGALTLARDGFGRVPYAYAFPGTLGGVSLERLGFALETGLMPVGGGALLGVRVTASMWLGALVVHAVVAPRLMAAGVVAPDGDFLAWALWPGAAALTTASLLQFALQARVWGRALRGLRGPRQAPHPIEALQVPGRWWAAGMLVLTPATVALARVGFDVPVPHALLAVALSFVLCLISCRVTGETDVSPVGALGQVTQLTYGVLLPGDIRANLATAGITVNAASSSADLLTDLKAGHLLGAHPRRVFLAQLLGCVVGALVVVPLFYLLVPEPSVLGSERFPAPAATVTAGVARVLASGLEAVSADLRIAMAWAAGAAAALTLGEQALPERFRRWMPSAVGMGLACLLPASTCLGFFLGGLGWELARRWRPASEGAGVTLAAGLIAGEGLVGVGIVLARALW
- a CDS encoding CPBP family intramembrane glutamic endopeptidase; the protein is MSPAPSESLSPPRAAPRCALAFAVLYACYEAPEGIGGRLLGSFVVAAVLMTLFHAVAWGVGRWLGYRNGFHAYALEWRGSALARALAVMLVLKPLSVLAGVALGVMRVQPLANPQSGTALLVAALGVLVSTFIPSVAEDIVARGFWYRAWPVAGQGAGYVALSAGVFVLTHVYRLGNGPLEWLMLFCTGLAYAAAVARTGSLWGAVGLHWGWNLANSLLDLQLDVTAVGQGGRVLSTVTGLVALGLVVVLPKRRSPAV
- a CDS encoding HipA domain-containing protein; its protein translation is MDSKPPVSTTGILDVLLGDVHAGTLTLLADERIEFSLSEDYRQRYPRPVLGQFFEDDLSRRHTSRMRLPPFFSNLLPEGPLRDLISERQQIARQREFFFIAHLGADLSGAVIIRPAGELAGHDAPLVDVPTEPASDGEPLRFSLAGVQLKFSMLRRDRGMTLPMGGLGGDWIVKLPDNRYDRVPENELSMMTWARATGIDVPELQLLPVSDLHGLPEGITLREDLAYAIRRFDRPSPGRRVHMEDLAQVLGLYSDEKYKKYNYETIANVLLKVAGLDALQDFLRRLVFIVACGNGDAHHKNWSLYYPDGTHPTLSPAYDFVSTIQYMPQDQLALNLAKSKRFEDVSLQSFERLARKLGLPDEDVLPVVKGAVEVALDAWTTLRADLPMPELFKQRIEEHWKRVPLLQGNVKRSAGELRQTVNAFFTLYNELPRLGPGSDACTREALRRLSPLPPSPRVLDLGAGTGRQSLVLAKELGTRVTAVDLHRPYLDRLEREAREQGLSDAIVTRQEDMSALSLPPGSVDLLWSEGAIYVVGFEQGLRQWRPLLAPGGLVAVTECTWLTDVRPPEAVRFWSAGYPSMGSIAQNRATAEAAGFTVLDTFALPASAWWDDYYTPLLQRIDRLRPTADAALREVIAAAEQEVNLYRRHGDSYGYVFYLLRSRES
- a CDS encoding DUF262 domain-containing protein; translation: MPAPLTRRPETKSFSIEDLLDRVRRGEVRIPDFQRPLRWTADDVRDLLDSVYRGYPIGTLLFWRRDAPAANVSFGPVRIDAPSTSQGLWAVDGQQRVTALAGVLLHPSYGDEAGRDDFHLYFDLETGELHAPPAEGTVLPHWLPMNEVLDSESLLHWLNRYPGREAHPEHLRAAIRLGKAVREYQVPAYVVDTADEKVLRVIFKRLNTAGRPLTDEEVFNALYVGSRSLSLESVTQGLRELGFGSIPESLLLRAVLAVRGLDFTRGYQEQLNPDDELTETVRRTDRALRDAIVFLKRDAFIPHLKLLPAPENSLVLLTRFFQLHPEPSPRSRELLSRWFWRHIVFGGWELKPAEALQIFSAIRSDEERSLQALLAQVPPPLIRWWMETGMPVIPNSTVRPPLVLRIAMLSLQPRDLLTGAVLDPGELLEQPAEGFHPILPPDGAWWTGPWGPDRRTARRVMDGTFNFLFHPHVPGNSFIRLLTARSPPAEEILHSHGLTEQALDALRRQEGLGFLHLRQAVLEPVLRNFMEARTRWDDSDRPSLQSMIIDDDED